In Micromonospora inyonensis, the genomic window CGCCGCCGCCGACGAGCAGCGTCGCCGCGAGCGACGGCGGAACCGCTGGCGGTATGCCGTGACCGTGCTGACCGCTGCCGTGTTCACGCTGGTCGTGGGCTTCGGCGTGGCCGCGTTGCGCCCCGCCGGGCAGCCCGACGACCGGGTCCGGATGGTGGCGATGCGGCCGGTCGCCGGGGCTGCCCCGGTGCGCGCCGAGATCGGGCTGACCGACACCGAGTGGGGCACCGAGATCACCATGCGCTGCGGGTACGACCCGCGTCCCGACTACGTCAAGGCGTACGTCTTCCGGCTGGTGGCGTACGGGCCGGGCGGGGCGTCGGAGCAGGTCGGGTCCTGGGTGGCCGCCCCTGGCGACGAGGTCCGGTTCACCGGGGCGACCCGGTTCACCGACGCGGAACTGGTCCGGCTGGAACTGCTGCGCGCCGACGGCACCCCCGTGCTCGGCTACGACGTCCGCTGAGCCGGGCGGGGCGGGGACACGTCGCGCGAGCCGCCGGTCGCGTCCACGTCGGCCGGACCGACGGCG contains:
- a CDS encoding anti-sigma factor family protein, encoding MRGCEFAYDDGPYVLGALAPAERAAYERHLAGCADCRTAVAEVAALPGLLGRLDAAEVEHLVPTPEQPRVPALLAAADEQRRRERRRNRWRYAVTVLTAAVFTLVVGFGVAALRPAGQPDDRVRMVAMRPVAGAAPVRAEIGLTDTEWGTEITMRCGYDPRPDYVKAYVFRLVAYGPGGASEQVGSWVAAPGDEVRFTGATRFTDAELVRLELLRADGTPVLGYDVR